A stretch of Lycium ferocissimum isolate CSIRO_LF1 unplaced genomic scaffold, AGI_CSIRO_Lferr_CH_V1 ctg16309, whole genome shotgun sequence DNA encodes these proteins:
- the LOC132042578 gene encoding uncharacterized protein LOC132042578, with translation MKDAIRLLTQVLATQAGQQNRSHEYPDRAASARARDFLTLNPPEFKGTDPNADPQEFIDGLESELQEMCMPVAMQPGIDIARIQAYAQGAEDRKRQREAISEQGGSQPKRARTEGRSKGSTSESRPQYSAPSPVSRTSPE, from the exons ATGAAAGATGCTATACGTTTGTTAACTCAAGTACTTGCCACCCAGGCTGGACAACAGAATAGGAGTCACGAATATCCAGATAGGGCTGCCAGTGCCAGGGCAcgagattttcttacattaaatcctccagaatttaagggcacggaccctaATGCTGATCCTCAGGAGTTCATAGATG GATTGGAGTCGGAGTTGCAGGAGATGTGTATGCCAGTGGCAATGCAGCCGGGTATAGATATAGCTCGTATCCAAGCTTATGCTCAGGGGGCAGAGGATCGTAAGCGCCAACGAGAGGCTATTTCAGAGCAGGGTGGTagtcagcccaagagggccaggacaGAAGGTCGGAGTAAGGGTTCCACTAGCGAGAGCAGGCCCCAGTACAGTGCACCTTCGCCGGTTTCGCGGACCTCGCCGGAGTAG